One part of the Treponema peruense genome encodes these proteins:
- the rhuM gene encoding RhuM family protein, translating to MSKENKSEIIIFKTSDNTVSIDVRFEGETVWLTIDDMASLFERSRSTINEHILNIFEEGELDKESSVRKIGISDFSTKPTNYYNLDVIISVGYRVKSLRGTQFRQWATKRLNEYIRKGFTMDDERLKQAGGGDYWKELLARIRDIRSSEKVMYRQVLDLYATSVDYNPKSSESIAFFKMVQNKLHYAVNRQDISTVYKMNPIC from the coding sequence ATGTCCAAAGAAAACAAAAGCGAAATCATAATTTTCAAGACCTCTGATAATACTGTTTCTATTGATGTCCGATTTGAGGGCGAAACTGTTTGGCTTACAATAGATGACATGGCCTCCTTGTTTGAAAGGTCCCGCTCAACAATAAATGAACATATCTTGAATATTTTTGAGGAAGGAGAGCTTGACAAAGAAAGCTCTGTGAGAAAAATCGGAATTTCCGATTTTTCTACTAAGCCGACTAATTACTACAATCTTGATGTAATTATCTCTGTAGGTTATAGAGTAAAGTCGTTAAGAGGTACTCAATTCCGCCAGTGGGCGACTAAGCGGCTTAATGAATACATCCGCAAAGGCTTTACGATGGACGATGAGCGGCTCAAGCAGGCTGGCGGCGGTGATTATTGGAAAGAGCTTTTAGCCCGTATCCGAGATATCCGTTCTTCTGAAAAAGTGATGTATCGCCAGGTTCTGGACTTGTACGCGACTAGCGTGGACTATAATCCTAAATCGTCAGAATCAATTGCTTTCTTTAAGATGGTTCAGAACAAGCTTCATTATGCGGTGAATCGGCAGGACATCTCCACAGTTTATAAAATGAACCCTATCTGTTGA
- a CDS encoding DUF5677 domain-containing protein, with product MCSFFCVVLHTHFSSLYESFVIGQYLVQNPDLVPVYKDHLQFLSYHLTQLVGNSTPEWDKIHDEYLNKYGSEFAENYGWTKSKIPNKKDRKIGTLAKECNLENSFTVLYKYSSSYVHSSAFSVSTRPDLSQIKIFFQAAMHFIESEINDYLRESKLPAKDAVIMRNILLFLYQDFEKLDKNLKGDL from the coding sequence ATCTGCTCCTTTTTCTGTGTCGTTTTACACACTCATTTTAGTTCGCTATATGAAAGTTTTGTAATTGGACAGTATCTCGTTCAGAATCCAGATTTAGTTCCTGTTTATAAAGATCATCTGCAATTTCTAAGCTATCATCTTACTCAACTTGTTGGAAACAGCACACCAGAATGGGATAAAATACACGATGAATATTTGAATAAATATGGTTCAGAGTTTGCAGAAAATTATGGTTGGACAAAAAGCAAAATTCCAAATAAAAAAGACAGAAAAATTGGAACTTTGGCAAAAGAATGTAATTTGGAAAATTCATTCACCGTTCTATACAAGTATTCTAGTAGTTATGTTCATTCTTCGGCCTTTTCAGTATCGACGAGACCAGATTTATCTCAGATAAAAATATTCTTTCAAGCGGCCATGCACTTTATCGAATCTGAGATAAATGATTATCTACGAGAAAGTAAACTGCCTGCAAAAGATGCAGTTATTATGCGGAATATCCTGTTATTTTTATATCAGGATTTTGAAAAACTAGATAAAAATCTAAAAGGAGATTTATGA
- a CDS encoding transposase: protein MVKKRQSFSKDFKAKVTLEALREESTIQEIAVKYGVHPNQISQWKAQAIAGMADIFERPNKKSEETRKQEEEKDSLLKTIGEQKVEIDFLKKKYKQIYGYDPIL, encoded by the coding sequence ATGGTAAAGAAACGACAGTCATTCAGCAAGGATTTCAAGGCAAAAGTTACACTTGAAGCATTACGAGAAGAATCTACGATTCAGGAAATTGCAGTAAAGTACGGCGTCCATCCGAATCAGATTTCCCAATGGAAAGCGCAGGCGATTGCCGGAATGGCTGACATTTTTGAACGGCCGAACAAGAAGTCAGAAGAAACGAGAAAGCAGGAAGAGGAAAAAGACAGTCTTCTGAAAACAATCGGTGAACAGAAAGTCGAAATTGATTTTCTAAAAAAAAAGTACAAGCAGATATACGGCTACGATCCAATCTTGTAG
- a CDS encoding IS3 family transposase — protein sequence MSRSRYYYEPGPGHDEKDFNLLVKIKEVQIEHPYYGYRRIWREINKNGGDTTETTVRRVMRRFGITAVFPGKNLSKACKYHKKYPYLLKNKVIRYPNQVWSTDITYIKLPTGNVYLMAIIDWFSRKVLSWRVFNTMDAMQYANLLRETIEEYGCPAIFNTDQGSQFTSDVFIKVLVDYDIQISMDGKDRALDNIRIERLWRSLKYEDIYLKRYETMKDLKAGINAYFNFYNTARFHQSLDYNVPDEMYKCFQYNELERKRAA from the coding sequence ATTTCACGGAGCCGGTATTATTACGAACCGGGTCCAGGGCATGATGAAAAAGATTTCAATCTGCTTGTGAAAATCAAGGAAGTCCAGATTGAGCATCCGTATTACGGCTACCGCAGAATCTGGAGAGAGATAAACAAAAACGGCGGAGACACTACAGAAACAACTGTACGCCGTGTAATGCGAAGATTCGGGATTACGGCGGTATTTCCGGGCAAGAATCTTTCCAAGGCCTGTAAATATCACAAGAAGTATCCGTATCTTCTGAAAAACAAGGTAATCAGATATCCGAATCAGGTATGGTCAACGGATATCACTTACATAAAGCTGCCGACAGGGAATGTTTACCTGATGGCAATAATCGACTGGTTCTCGAGGAAGGTCTTGAGCTGGCGCGTATTCAACACGATGGATGCGATGCAGTATGCAAATCTTCTGAGGGAAACAATCGAAGAATACGGCTGTCCTGCAATCTTCAACACAGACCAGGGAAGCCAGTTTACATCTGATGTTTTTATCAAAGTTCTTGTCGATTACGACATCCAGATCAGCATGGACGGAAAAGACCGGGCTTTGGACAACATCAGAATTGAGCGTCTTTGGAGAAGCCTCAAGTACGAGGACATCTACCTTAAACGCTATGAGACAATGAAAGACTTGAAGGCCGGCATAAATGCCTACTTCAACTTCTACAACACAGCGAGGTTTCATCAGTCTCTGGATTACAACGTGCCTGATGAAATGTATAAATGCTTCCAGTACAATGAACTGGAAAGAAAACGGGCTGCATAA
- a CDS encoding HTH domain-containing protein — translation MQIDELIAAEKYPNVAFLMQKFECSEATVLRAIETLRNDFGAEISYDRNRKGYYYAEPHFRLIASKMRYLVNTKILQV, via the coding sequence TTGCAGATTGACGAACTGATTGCAGCGGAAAAATATCCGAACGTCGCTTTTCTGATGCAAAAATTCGAATGTTCGGAGGCTACGGTTCTGCGGGCAATAGAAACTCTAAGAAACGATTTCGGTGCGGAAATATCATACGACCGCAACAGAAAAGGCTATTACTACGCTGAACCGCATTTCCGCCTGATTGCGAGTAAAATGCGCTATTTAGTCAACACAAAAATTTTACAGGTTTAA
- a CDS encoding HNH endonuclease → MEKSNYPQLDEGLDEKVIGFDGKTFTLRELRVTANEYTTKAPIEERKSIKEKFEQIFNCDKEKIPDELLKEVYGDNIKTKEIWKPVPLYKKEKDGEAEYSASNFGRIKHYGIIMKQGDKLGKEYGGYLVMKDYTRPAEYKFDSTICVYRFVAAAFLQNYKEGMHVHHINNNGYDCRPENLILLEKDQHLKVHGLPVKGDDNSYEKVSQIGQ, encoded by the coding sequence ATGGAAAAATCAAATTATCCACAATTAGATGAAGGACTTGATGAGAAAGTAATAGGATTTGATGGAAAAACATTTACGCTCAGAGAACTTAGAGTTACAGCTAATGAGTATACAACAAAAGCTCCAATCGAAGAACGTAAATCAATAAAAGAAAAATTCGAGCAAATATTTAATTGTGATAAAGAAAAAATTCCGGACGAATTATTAAAGGAAGTTTATGGAGATAACATAAAAACTAAAGAAATTTGGAAACCAGTCCCATTATATAAAAAAGAAAAAGACGGAGAAGCAGAATATTCAGCAAGCAATTTTGGAAGAATAAAACATTATGGAATAATAATGAAGCAAGGTGACAAATTGGGAAAAGAATATGGCGGCTACCTTGTAATGAAAGATTATACAAGACCAGCTGAATATAAATTTGATTCTACAATCTGTGTTTATCGTTTTGTCGCAGCAGCCTTTTTACAAAATTACAAAGAGGGAATGCATGTTCACCATATCAACAACAACGGATATGATTGCCGCCCGGAAAATCTGATTTTACTGGAAAAAGACCAACATTTAAAAGTACATGGATTACCTGTAAAAGGCGATGACAATTCATACGAAAAGGTTTCACAAATTGGGCAATAG
- a CDS encoding FliG C-terminal domain-containing protein: MKNAMTFDDIYLLKDSAVKLVLKKIDVMDLEYALMEATAEVKDAFFRNMSKCAEQMITEDMQYNTDVSCKDSFEAQQKILDTIFGLEKSGKIRLPEK; the protein is encoded by the coding sequence ATGAAAAATGCGATGACTTTTGACGACATTTATCTTTTAAAGGACAGTGCCGTTAAGCTTGTTCTAAAGAAAATCGATGTTATGGATCTGGAATATGCCTTGATGGAAGCGACTGCGGAAGTCAAGGATGCGTTTTTCCGCAATATGTCAAAATGTGCGGAGCAGATGATAACGGAAGATATGCAGTACAACACTGATGTTTCCTGCAAGGATTCTTTTGAAGCGCAGCAGAAAATTCTTGATACGATATTCGGACTTGAAAAATCTGGAAAAATCAGGCTTCCAGAAAAATAA
- a CDS encoding AAA domain-containing protein — MDSICKDIFRSIHEGCWIYIEYKNKSEECTKYWIAVRNINLEKKSLEATGLHLGDFTTKNLFIFIEKILRTRIIEGTYFKTNKDLIEDIDLYPQKYKEIFSEIVNLKTLNYLSDCNKLADLPKLNTKYELINRLDSSKLKNRIYNLDDEQFKMFVNSFKKSAETKEEKNINSTIQIALNELSIHTQKGLYVLAYREVRFDVERKILIAGNKIKICSEFCMEKSADKNSKKLSILNFIDNEDLSLLENFEENAETIKDIVMQNIKNKKDCAVDDRPYFLCLQRDLNIDLEKEYESIINMYSQNNVTVPIQAFFGELRSIKQNDKVYPLALINKNVNLDQLLAIHTAMNFPVAYIQGPPGTGKTTTIISTIITAFFNSKTVLFSSYNNHPIDGVFEKLTNLKYKNYRIPFPILRIGSNDRIQETCLYIKKLLSQIKSLKSFDTVLQQNKESQIERTKKLTELLQKHEEQLDLAERRELIEEMLSKSENMNLRMNLEGQQYSKIKKRLEEIGNISDEDALSLLDFDHEKLMQFINFTSVKFLKRLFEDEYKDFIEILNIKNKEKQSTEFNKYFSVSENIFKMQKVFPVFCSTCISTQKIGEPQTYFDMTIIDEASQCNTAVSLVPIIRGKNLMLVGDPQQLNPVITLDKNINEELKAKYKVNENYDYIKNSIYKAYLASDSVSQEILLHNHYRCAKEIIEFSNKKYYNNQLNIKSEITKEKPLVFCEVRENYSADKNTSLDEAEKIVQYVKNHLDKKIGIITPFKNQKDLIDYKLKENHLENKASCGTVHAFQGDEKDEILFSLALTSHTYSKTYDWLKNNRELLNVAVSRAKDKFIIFSNTEELKRLHKNDDSDDLYELAEYVKKNGEYKITPRVSSSRALGIKPYSTETENTFLTTLNHAISTLLESDGKFSVEREVQLSHLFEKNPSDSDFFYKGSLDFVIYKKGFRNRKDAVLAIELDGPEHHNNPNVIARDEKKKQICKNHGFDLLHIDNSYARRYCFVKEILTEFLEDGK, encoded by the coding sequence ATGGACTCTATTTGTAAAGATATTTTCCGTTCTATTCATGAGGGATGCTGGATTTATATTGAATACAAAAACAAAAGTGAAGAATGCACAAAATATTGGATTGCAGTTAGAAATATAAATCTGGAAAAGAAAAGTCTTGAGGCAACAGGGCTTCATCTTGGCGACTTTACAACAAAAAATCTTTTTATATTTATTGAAAAAATTCTCCGTACTCGAATAATAGAGGGAACTTATTTTAAAACAAACAAAGATTTAATAGAAGACATTGACCTTTATCCGCAGAAATATAAAGAGATTTTTTCTGAAATTGTAAACTTAAAAACTCTGAATTATCTTTCTGACTGCAACAAACTTGCAGATCTTCCAAAACTCAACACAAAATACGAGCTTATAAATCGGCTTGATTCTTCAAAACTGAAAAACAGGATTTACAATTTAGATGACGAGCAATTTAAAATGTTCGTAAACAGTTTTAAAAAATCCGCAGAAACAAAAGAAGAAAAAAATATTAACAGCACAATTCAAATTGCCCTAAACGAGTTGAGCATTCACACTCAAAAAGGACTTTATGTTTTGGCTTACCGGGAAGTGCGATTTGATGTTGAACGAAAAATTTTAATTGCAGGAAATAAAATCAAAATTTGCTCGGAATTCTGCATGGAAAAAAGCGCTGACAAAAACAGTAAAAAACTGAGCATTTTAAATTTTATCGATAACGAAGACTTATCCTTGCTTGAGAATTTTGAAGAGAATGCAGAAACAATAAAAGATATCGTAATGCAAAACATCAAAAACAAAAAAGATTGTGCAGTTGATGACAGGCCTTATTTTCTTTGCTTGCAGCGGGATTTAAATATCGACCTTGAAAAAGAATATGAATCAATCATAAATATGTATTCCCAAAATAATGTTACAGTTCCGATTCAAGCATTTTTTGGCGAACTTCGTTCAATAAAACAGAATGACAAAGTTTATCCTCTTGCTTTGATAAACAAAAATGTAAATCTTGACCAGCTGCTTGCAATTCACACTGCAATGAATTTTCCGGTTGCATATATTCAGGGGCCGCCCGGAACAGGAAAAACTACAACCATAATTAGCACGATTATCACGGCATTTTTTAATTCAAAAACCGTTCTTTTTTCTTCATACAACAACCATCCGATTGACGGTGTTTTTGAAAAGTTAACAAACTTAAAATATAAGAATTACAGAATTCCCTTCCCCATTTTGCGAATTGGCAGTAACGATCGGATTCAAGAAACCTGCCTCTACATTAAAAAATTGCTTTCACAAATAAAGTCTCTAAAATCTTTTGATACAGTTTTACAACAAAACAAAGAGAGCCAAATTGAACGGACTAAAAAACTTACAGAACTTTTGCAGAAACACGAAGAACAGCTTGACTTGGCTGAACGAAGAGAATTAATTGAAGAAATGCTTTCAAAAAGCGAAAATATGAATCTTCGGATGAATCTTGAAGGCCAGCAATATTCCAAAATCAAGAAACGCCTTGAAGAAATCGGAAACATCAGCGATGAAGACGCTCTCAGCCTTTTGGATTTTGACCACGAAAAACTGATGCAGTTTATAAATTTTACCTCGGTGAAATTCTTAAAACGGCTTTTTGAAGACGAATACAAAGATTTTATTGAGATTTTGAATATTAAAAATAAAGAAAAGCAATCTACAGAATTTAACAAATACTTTTCTGTATCTGAAAATATTTTTAAAATGCAAAAAGTATTTCCCGTTTTTTGTTCAACTTGCATTTCAACGCAGAAGATTGGCGAGCCGCAAACTTACTTTGACATGACAATCATTGATGAAGCAAGCCAATGCAATACGGCAGTTTCGCTAGTTCCGATTATCCGCGGAAAAAATCTTATGCTTGTGGGAGATCCTCAGCAGCTGAATCCTGTAATTACACTGGATAAAAATATTAACGAAGAGCTGAAAGCCAAATACAAGGTGAATGAAAATTATGATTACATCAAAAATTCAATTTACAAAGCATATCTTGCCAGCGATTCTGTAAGCCAGGAAATTCTTTTACATAATCATTATAGATGTGCAAAGGAAATCATTGAATTCAGCAATAAAAAATATTATAACAATCAGCTGAATATAAAATCTGAAATTACAAAGGAAAAGCCACTCGTCTTCTGTGAAGTTCGTGAAAACTATTCTGCCGATAAAAACACCTCTCTGGATGAAGCTGAAAAAATTGTGCAGTATGTAAAAAATCATCTGGATAAGAAAATTGGAATCATCACTCCGTTTAAAAATCAAAAAGATTTAATCGATTATAAATTGAAGGAAAACCATCTTGAAAACAAGGCAAGTTGCGGAACAGTCCACGCATTTCAGGGTGATGAAAAAGATGAGATTTTGTTTTCACTTGCGCTTACAAGCCATACATATTCAAAAACTTACGATTGGCTTAAAAATAATCGGGAACTTTTAAACGTTGCAGTTTCAAGGGCTAAGGATAAATTTATAATTTTTTCGAACACCGAAGAACTAAAAAGACTTCACAAAAATGATGATAGCGATGATTTATACGAACTGGCAGAATATGTAAAAAAGAACGGCGAATATAAAATAACACCAAGAGTATCTTCTTCCAGAGCACTTGGAATAAAACCTTATAGCACGGAAACTGAAAATACCTTCCTGACAACATTAAACCACGCAATTTCAACACTGCTAGAATCGGACGGAAAATTTTCGGTAGAACGGGAAGTTCAGCTTTCGCACCTATTTGAAAAAAATCCAAGCGACAGTGATTTTTTTTACAAAGGAAGCCTGGATTTTGTAATTTATAAAAAAGGCTTCAGAAACAGAAAAGATGCAGTTCTGGCAATAGAACTTGACGGTCCAGAACATCACAACAATCCGAATGTAATCGCAAGAGATGAAAAGAAAAAACAGATTTGCAAAAACCACGGCTTTGATTTGTTGCACATTGATAACAGTTATGCAAGACGATATTGCTTTGTAAAGGAAATTCTGACAGAATTTTTGGAAGATGGAAAATAA
- a CDS encoding lipocalin family protein: MKKGSRIRKIFSLAAVLSCIASLSAQSVSEKSNANLEPVRNFELERYLGKWYEIGRFDFKWEKNLKNVTADYSLNKNGTVKVVNSGYDYVSKEQKQSVGKAKFAGNQNSGSLKVSFFWPFYSDYKIIALDSEYNYALVAGANKKLLWILSRTKTIPDDVKERYIQTAQNAGYDLNGFVWTEQE; encoded by the coding sequence ATGAAAAAAGGAAGCAGAATCAGGAAGATTTTTTCTTTGGCCGCCGTTTTGAGCTGCATTGCAAGCCTTTCAGCCCAGTCAGTCTCCGAAAAAAGCAATGCAAACCTTGAGCCTGTGCGGAATTTTGAGCTCGAGCGGTATCTTGGAAAATGGTACGAGATCGGCAGGTTTGACTTCAAGTGGGAAAAAAATCTGAAAAACGTTACGGCCGACTACTCGCTGAACAAAAACGGCACTGTCAAGGTTGTAAATTCTGGCTATGATTATGTCAGCAAAGAGCAGAAACAGTCCGTGGGAAAGGCGAAATTCGCCGGGAACCAAAATTCCGGAAGCCTGAAAGTCTCGTTCTTTTGGCCGTTTTACAGCGACTACAAAATCATTGCGCTTGATTCCGAATACAACTACGCGCTTGTCGCAGGAGCAAACAAAAAACTTCTGTGGATTTTGAGCCGCACAAAGACGATTCCAGATGACGTCAAGGAACGCTACATTCAGACTGCCCAGAACGCAGGCTACGATTTGAACGGTTTTGTCTGGACAGAGCAGGAATAA
- a CDS encoding ATP-binding protein produces MKQIALDRFGIDEIISLYKDKSVIKVLQGIRRSGKSFMLELLSRKIMEKGAAENQILLLNMEDFENAELLDTKKLYDFIKSKSEAAGGKKLYLFLDEVQEVSGWEKLVNSLYSSATIDADIYITGSNANLLSSELATYLSGRYVLIHVWPLSYREFLYFNSENDSAAAFRKFIEFGGFPGLKDMMENPVQIRSYLEGIYSTVLLKDVIARNRIRDTAVLEKIILYIADNTGNIFSTKRISDFMKSGGRPLSVETIYNDIKYLENALVLHKVPRYDVRGKKILETMEKYYLADQGLLTFLHGYKDTYINGILENIVFIELLRRGYKVFIGKIGDMEIDFAAEKNGEKLYVQVAYLIGSEETKERELRPLKSLLALGDNFPKLILTMDDLPPSNENGIVRKNIREWILEG; encoded by the coding sequence TTCATGCTTGAGCTTCTTTCACGGAAGATTATGGAAAAAGGCGCGGCGGAAAACCAGATTCTTCTATTAAATATGGAAGATTTTGAGAACGCGGAATTACTGGACACAAAAAAGCTCTACGACTTTATAAAATCAAAAAGCGAGGCGGCCGGCGGAAAAAAACTCTATCTTTTTCTGGATGAAGTTCAGGAAGTCAGCGGCTGGGAAAAGCTTGTGAACTCGCTCTACTCTTCCGCCACGATTGACGCGGATATCTACATAACAGGCTCGAACGCAAATCTTCTTTCCTCCGAACTGGCGACTTACCTGAGCGGTCGCTATGTTCTGATTCACGTCTGGCCGCTTTCCTACAGGGAATTTTTGTACTTCAATTCCGAAAACGACTCTGCGGCGGCGTTCAGAAAATTCATTGAATTCGGAGGATTTCCGGGACTGAAGGACATGATGGAAAACCCTGTCCAAATCCGCTCGTATCTGGAAGGAATCTATTCAACTGTTCTTCTGAAAGACGTGATTGCCCGCAACAGAATCCGCGACACTGCGGTTCTTGAAAAAATCATTCTGTACATCGCCGACAACACAGGGAACATTTTTTCCACAAAACGAATTTCCGACTTCATGAAGTCCGGCGGCCGCCCGCTTTCCGTGGAGACAATCTACAACGACATAAAATATCTTGAGAACGCGCTGGTCCTGCACAAAGTTCCGCGGTATGACGTGCGCGGCAAGAAAATCCTTGAGACGATGGAAAAATATTACCTTGCCGACCAGGGGCTGCTGACATTCCTGCACGGCTACAAGGACACCTACATAAACGGAATTCTTGAAAACATCGTGTTCATCGAGCTTCTTCGGCGCGGCTACAAAGTCTTTATCGGAAAAATCGGCGACATGGAGATTGACTTTGCGGCGGAAAAAAACGGCGAAAAACTATACGTTCAGGTCGCATACCTAATCGGCTCGGAAGAGACAAAAGAAAGGGAACTCCGCCCGCTAAAATCGCTTCTGGCACTAGGCGACAACTTTCCAAAACTCATTCTTACAATGGACGATCTTCCGCCCTCAAACGAAAACGGAATCGTAAGGAAGAATATAAGGGAGTGGATTTTGGAGGGGTAA